A single genomic interval of Stieleria maiorica harbors:
- a CDS encoding sugar phosphate isomerase/epimerase family protein: MAELNLAIRIDSLGLPLKRALDVAAQMGIRSVELNARREIHPESLTDTGLRHLKKLLDERNLSVASLRFQTRRGYDNPQDLQRRIEATKAAMKLAYKLGSAAVINSIGFVPDDENDPRYEALEAVLSDLGRYGAKVGAFLAAETGAETGESLATLLEKDEDGFVAVALNPGRLIVNRHGVTEAVKALKERIQVVCATDGVLDLAAGRGLHVPIGEGTADFPQIFATLEDVGFRGPCIVGREDSSLPELQQGVQYLGNLGM; the protein is encoded by the coding sequence ATGGCTGAACTGAACCTTGCGATCCGGATCGATTCGCTGGGATTGCCCCTAAAACGTGCCCTCGACGTCGCCGCCCAAATGGGCATCCGATCGGTGGAACTGAACGCCCGTCGCGAGATCCATCCCGAATCGCTGACCGACACGGGGCTGCGGCATCTGAAGAAGCTGCTGGACGAACGGAACCTCTCGGTCGCCAGTTTGCGGTTCCAAACCCGACGCGGCTATGACAACCCCCAGGATCTCCAACGCCGCATCGAAGCGACCAAGGCGGCGATGAAGCTGGCGTACAAGCTGGGCTCGGCAGCCGTGATCAATTCCATCGGATTCGTCCCCGACGACGAGAACGATCCGCGTTATGAGGCACTTGAAGCCGTGCTCAGTGACCTGGGCAGATACGGAGCCAAGGTCGGCGCGTTTCTGGCCGCGGAAACCGGCGCGGAGACCGGCGAGAGCTTGGCGACGTTGTTGGAAAAGGACGAAGACGGGTTTGTCGCCGTCGCACTGAATCCCGGCCGATTGATCGTCAATCGCCACGGTGTCACCGAGGCGGTCAAGGCGCTGAAGGAACGGATCCAGGTCGTCTGCGCCACCGACGGCGTGTTGGACTTGGCCGCCGGACGCGGGCTCCATGTTCCGATCGGCGAAGGCACCGCGGACTTTCCACAGATCTTTGCCACCCTGGAAGACGTCGGATTCCGCGGCCCCTGCATCGTCGGACGCGAGGATTCATCGCTCCCAGAGCTTCAACAAGGAGTGCAGTACCTGGGGAATCTGGGGATGTAG
- a CDS encoding DinB family protein — protein MTQDETRIWLSTMRETVSGYRRMIDAAVEQLSDEELFSRPERDINSVAVILRHLGGNLHSRWTDFLTSDGEKPDRDRDAEFTDWVGDRQSLLDHFNAGWAALESAIATIDEHAVSQTIYIRGESHSVAQALLRSVTHVTYHVGQIAIISRMVHQGDWKWLTVAPGDSASHNERTWGTAASRSIFSGSKKNQ, from the coding sequence ATGACCCAAGACGAAACTAGGATCTGGCTCTCGACGATGCGTGAAACGGTGTCCGGATACCGCCGGATGATTGACGCGGCTGTCGAACAACTCTCCGACGAAGAATTGTTTTCGCGCCCCGAGCGTGACATCAATTCGGTAGCCGTGATCTTGCGGCACCTTGGCGGCAATCTTCACAGTCGCTGGACAGATTTCTTGACTTCTGATGGCGAAAAACCGGACCGCGATCGTGACGCCGAATTCACCGATTGGGTTGGCGACCGGCAATCGCTGTTGGATCATTTCAATGCCGGCTGGGCCGCACTCGAATCTGCAATCGCGACGATCGACGAGCATGCGGTCTCCCAGACGATCTACATCCGCGGCGAGTCGCACTCCGTTGCTCAGGCACTGCTACGATCGGTGACACATGTGACGTACCACGTCGGTCAGATTGCGATCATCTCGCGGATGGTCCACCAAGGTGACTGGAAATGGCTCACGGTCGCCCCAGGCGATTCGGCGTCCCACAATGAAAGGACCTGGGGAACGGCTGCCAGTCGAAGCATCTTCTCGGGCAGCAAGAAAAACCAATAG